A genomic segment from Janthinobacterium sp. 64 encodes:
- a CDS encoding DUF4259 domain-containing protein gives MGTWALDAFGNDYAMDWAQDLHEYKTLELVETTLDNVIDSQQAELEAPFAAEALAALEVIARLQGKPGENDPATAEVDAWVAACKKKVTPPLLEKARLAFERIMAESSELRQLWQDSEHFTDWQADVAALRARVLGQDA, from the coding sequence ATGGGAACCTGGGCACTGGACGCCTTCGGCAACGACTACGCCATGGATTGGGCGCAGGATCTGCACGAATACAAAACCCTGGAACTGGTCGAGACCACGCTCGACAACGTCATCGACAGCCAGCAAGCGGAACTGGAAGCGCCGTTCGCCGCCGAGGCGCTGGCCGCGCTGGAAGTGATCGCGCGCCTGCAAGGCAAGCCGGGAGAAAACGACCCGGCCACGGCGGAAGTGGACGCATGGGTGGCCGCCTGCAAGAAGAAGGTCACGCCGCCGCTGCTGGAAAAGGCGCGCCTGGCCTTCGAGCGCATCATGGCCGAGTCGTCGGAACTGCGCCAGCTGTGGCAAGACAGCGAGCATTTTACGGACTGGCAGGCGGACGTGGCGGCCCTGCGCGCCCGTGTGCTGGGCCAGGACGCCTGA
- a CDS encoding PhoH family protein, with translation MKTKAPIQPHYFIPEPLDNTRLAHLCGPLDENLRQISAALDVTIFRRGEKFIVGGSNAERAVEILDQFYAIANKVVPLEEVQLALVEQRAGLSAASEHHANAPASTFVEPDIASPVLKTRRSDLRGRTPHQIAYLRDILEHDISFGVGPAGTGKTYLAVACAVDALERDAVKRIILTRPAVEAGERLGFLPGDLAQKVDPYLRPLYDALYDLLGFDRTQKLFEKQVIEIAPLAYMRGRTLNHAFVILDEAQNTTVEQMKMFLTRIGFGSKAVVTGDVTQVDLHKSQTSGLIDAVHVLKDVRGIGFTQFNSTDVVRHPLVARIVDAYETAQAANADAAHLPSLLKPAAAKNVRKK, from the coding sequence TTGAAAACCAAAGCCCCGATACAGCCGCATTACTTCATCCCCGAGCCGCTCGACAACACGCGCCTGGCGCACCTGTGCGGGCCGCTCGATGAAAACCTGCGCCAGATTTCCGCCGCCCTCGACGTGACGATCTTCCGCCGCGGCGAGAAATTCATCGTCGGCGGCAGCAATGCCGAACGGGCCGTGGAAATCCTCGACCAGTTCTACGCCATCGCCAACAAGGTCGTGCCGCTGGAAGAAGTGCAGCTGGCCCTGGTGGAGCAGCGCGCGGGACTGTCCGCCGCCTCGGAACACCACGCCAACGCACCCGCCAGCACCTTCGTCGAGCCGGACATCGCCAGCCCCGTGCTGAAAACGCGGCGCTCCGACCTGCGCGGGCGCACACCGCACCAGATCGCCTACCTGCGCGACATCCTCGAACACGACATCAGCTTCGGCGTGGGTCCGGCCGGCACGGGCAAAACCTATCTGGCCGTCGCCTGCGCCGTCGACGCGCTCGAACGCGATGCCGTCAAGCGCATCATTTTGACGCGCCCCGCCGTCGAAGCGGGCGAGCGCCTGGGCTTTTTGCCGGGCGACCTGGCGCAAAAGGTCGACCCGTACCTGCGTCCCCTGTACGACGCGCTGTACGATTTGCTCGGTTTTGACCGCACGCAAAAGCTGTTTGAAAAACAGGTGATCGAGATCGCCCCGCTGGCCTACATGCGCGGACGCACCCTGAACCACGCCTTCGTCATCCTCGATGAAGCGCAAAACACCACCGTCGAACAGATGAAGATGTTTTTGACCCGCATCGGCTTTGGCAGCAAGGCCGTGGTGACGGGCGACGTGACGCAGGTCGACCTGCACAAGAGCCAGACGAGCGGTCTGATCGACGCCGTGCACGTCTTGAAAGACGTGCGCGGCATCGGCTTCACGCAATTTAACAGCACCGACGTGGTGCGCCACCCGCTCGTCGCGCGCATCGTCGACGCGTATGAAACGGCGCAGGCGGCCAACGCCGACGCCGCCCACCTGCCCTCCTTATTGAAACCAGCTGCCGCCAAAAATGTCCGAAAAAAATAA
- the miaB gene encoding tRNA (N6-isopentenyl adenosine(37)-C2)-methylthiotransferase MiaB, with protein MQKKVFIKTFGCQMNEYDSDKMADVLGASDGLVRTDTPEDADVILLNTCSVREKAQEKVFSDLGRLRELKLAKPHLLIGVGGCVASQEGDAIVKRAPYVDMVFGPQTLHRLPQMIELRRASGDAQVDISFPEIEKFDHMPPAKVDGASAFVSIMEGCSKYCSYCVVPYTRGEEVSRRFEDVLTEVAGLAAQGVKEITLLGQNVNAYRGVMEGGDIADFALLLEYVADIPGIARMRFVTSHPKEFTQRLIDAYAKIPQLVDHLYLPAQHGSDKILGAMKRGYTGLEYKSIIRRIRAVRPNMAISSDFIVGFPGETQADFDAMMKLIADVGFDNSYSFIFSKRPGTPAASLADDTPHEVKLARLQQLQAAIDANTRKYSLAMVGSVQTILVEGRSKKDTIDRELQGRTENNRVVNFDAGPDGLQLVGQLVDVRITESHSYTLRGELVASAPALKRAS; from the coding sequence ATGCAGAAAAAAGTATTCATTAAAACCTTCGGCTGCCAGATGAACGAGTACGACTCGGACAAGATGGCCGACGTGCTGGGCGCTTCCGACGGCCTGGTGCGCACGGACACGCCGGAAGACGCCGATGTGATCCTGCTCAATACCTGCTCCGTGCGCGAAAAGGCGCAGGAAAAAGTGTTTTCCGACCTGGGCCGCCTGCGCGAGCTGAAACTGGCCAAGCCGCACCTCTTGATCGGCGTGGGCGGCTGCGTGGCGTCGCAGGAAGGCGACGCCATCGTCAAGCGCGCGCCGTATGTCGACATGGTCTTTGGCCCGCAAACCCTGCACCGCCTGCCGCAGATGATCGAACTGCGCCGCGCCAGCGGCGATGCGCAAGTCGACATCAGCTTCCCGGAAATCGAAAAGTTCGACCACATGCCGCCGGCCAAGGTGGACGGCGCGTCGGCGTTTGTTTCCATCATGGAAGGCTGCAGCAAATATTGCAGCTACTGCGTCGTGCCCTACACGCGCGGCGAGGAAGTGTCGCGCCGCTTCGAGGACGTGCTGACGGAAGTGGCGGGCCTGGCCGCCCAGGGCGTCAAGGAAATCACCCTGCTGGGGCAAAACGTGAACGCCTACCGTGGCGTGATGGAAGGCGGAGACATTGCCGACTTCGCCCTGCTGCTCGAATACGTGGCCGACATTCCCGGCATCGCGCGCATGCGCTTCGTCACCAGCCACCCGAAGGAATTCACACAGCGCCTGATCGACGCCTATGCGAAGATCCCGCAACTGGTCGACCACCTGTATCTGCCGGCGCAGCACGGTTCCGACAAGATCCTCGGCGCCATGAAACGCGGCTACACGGGCCTCGAATACAAGTCCATCATCCGCCGCATCCGCGCCGTGCGCCCGAACATGGCCATTTCGTCCGACTTCATCGTGGGTTTTCCCGGCGAGACCCAGGCCGACTTCGACGCCATGATGAAGCTGATCGCCGACGTGGGCTTCGACAACAGCTACAGCTTCATCTTCAGCAAGCGCCCCGGCACGCCGGCCGCCAGCCTGGCAGACGATACGCCGCATGAAGTCAAGCTGGCCCGGCTGCAGCAGCTGCAGGCGGCCATCGACGCCAACACGCGCAAATACAGCCTGGCCATGGTGGGCAGCGTGCAAACCATCCTCGTCGAAGGCCGCTCAAAAAAGGACACCATTGATCGTGAACTGCAAGGCCGCACGGAGAACAACCGCGTCGTCAATTTCGACGCCGGCCCGGACGGCTTGCAACTGGTCGGCCAGCTGGTCGACGTGCGCATCACCGAAAGCCATTCCTACACCTTGCGCGGCGAACTCGTCGCCAGCGCCCCTGCATTGAAAAGAGCCAGTTGA
- a CDS encoding YeeE/YedE family protein yields MTIAWQHFTPWASLAGGMLIGLAAALLILFNGRIAGISGILGGLLRPRSGDLGWRIAFLAGLIGTPLLYRLWQALPPVQIDAGTPALIVAGLLVGVGVRYGAGCTSGHGVCGLSRLSPRSLAATIAFMAAGFLTVYLLRQV; encoded by the coding sequence ATGACTATTGCGTGGCAACACTTTACGCCGTGGGCTTCGCTGGCGGGCGGCATGCTGATCGGCCTGGCGGCGGCGCTCTTGATTTTGTTCAATGGGCGCATCGCCGGCATCAGCGGCATCCTTGGCGGCTTGCTGCGCCCGCGCAGCGGCGATCTGGGCTGGCGCATCGCCTTTCTTGCCGGCCTGATCGGCACGCCCCTGCTGTACCGCTTGTGGCAAGCGTTGCCGCCCGTGCAGATCGACGCCGGCACGCCCGCCTTGATCGTCGCGGGCCTGCTGGTGGGCGTGGGCGTGCGCTATGGCGCCGGCTGCACCAGCGGCCACGGCGTGTGCGGCCTGTCGCGCCTGTCACCGCGTTCGCTGGCGGCCACCATCGCCTTCATGGCGGCCGGCTTCCTCACCGTCTATCTGTTGCGCCAGGTATGA
- a CDS encoding ArsR/SmtB family transcription factor, producing the protein METVATQETQYNLDAMRGSAYKASSLLKAMGNADRLMLLCQLSQGEHCVSDLEQKVGIVQPTLSQQLGVLREEMLVATRRDGKQIYYRVASAPVLAVLQVLYAQFCAPRPPFNDEAD; encoded by the coding sequence ATGGAGACAGTTGCAACACAAGAAACACAATACAACCTCGACGCCATGCGCGGCTCGGCCTACAAGGCCAGTTCGCTGCTCAAGGCCATGGGCAATGCCGACCGTTTGATGCTGCTGTGCCAGCTATCGCAGGGCGAACATTGCGTCAGCGACCTCGAACAAAAAGTGGGCATAGTCCAGCCGACCCTGTCGCAGCAACTGGGCGTGCTGCGCGAAGAGATGCTGGTGGCCACGCGGCGCGATGGCAAGCAGATTTATTATCGCGTCGCCAGCGCGCCCGTGCTGGCCGTGCTGCAAGTGCTGTACGCGCAGTTCTGCGCGCCGCGTCCGCCGTTCAACGACGAAGCGGACTGA
- a CDS encoding HlyC/CorC family transporter encodes MPEHPSGVRTDVKPHRSLFERLTALISPEPENRAELLEVLHDAHERKLIDADALSMIEGVFQVSDLCARDIMIPRSQMDVIDISKPIEEWMPEVLSTAHSRFPAIEGERDKVIGILLAKDLLRYYAEETFDVRDMLRPAIFIPESKRLNVLLRDFRANHNHMAIVVDEYSGVAGLITIEDVLEQIVGDIEDEYDFDEAEDNILSLKEGQFGPRWRVKALTEIEQFNEEVGSHLVDDDVDTIGGLVSKYLGRMAHKGDIFDLGNLRFEVLRADARQVHVLLVERLPNVPELEL; translated from the coding sequence ATGCCCGAGCATCCTAGTGGCGTCAGAACTGACGTCAAGCCCCACCGGTCACTGTTTGAACGCCTGACCGCACTCATTTCCCCCGAGCCAGAGAACCGTGCAGAATTGCTCGAAGTTCTACACGATGCGCATGAACGCAAGCTGATCGACGCCGACGCCCTGTCGATGATCGAAGGCGTGTTCCAGGTATCGGATCTCTGTGCGCGCGACATCATGATTCCCCGTTCGCAAATGGATGTCATCGACATCAGCAAGCCGATCGAGGAATGGATGCCGGAAGTCCTGTCCACCGCCCACTCGCGCTTCCCCGCGATCGAAGGCGAGCGCGACAAGGTCATCGGCATCCTGCTGGCGAAAGACTTGCTGCGTTACTACGCAGAAGAAACTTTCGACGTACGCGACATGCTGCGCCCCGCCATCTTCATCCCCGAATCGAAACGCCTGAATGTGCTGCTGCGCGATTTCCGCGCCAACCACAATCACATGGCCATCGTCGTCGATGAATACAGCGGCGTCGCCGGCCTGATCACCATCGAAGACGTGCTGGAACAGATCGTCGGCGACATCGAGGACGAATACGACTTCGACGAAGCCGAGGACAACATCCTCTCGCTCAAGGAAGGCCAGTTCGGCCCCCGCTGGCGCGTCAAGGCGCTGACCGAGATCGAACAGTTCAACGAGGAAGTGGGCAGCCACCTGGTGGACGACGACGTCGACACCATCGGCGGCCTCGTCTCGAAGTACCTGGGCCGCATGGCGCACAAGGGCGATATTTTCGACCTGGGCAATCTGCGCTTCGAGGTGCTGCGCGCCGATGCGCGCCAGGTGCACGTGCTGCTCGTCGAGCGCCTGCCCAACGTGCCGGAACTGGAACTCTGA
- a CDS encoding DUF1697 domain-containing protein, which translates to MTQPENSQHVALLRGINVGRAKRVAMADLRKLLGDLGFAQVRTVLNSGNVVYDGGAVAPAEAAARIEEALVLKLGVAARVTVLSAGQFAELIEQNTLAPAADAARLLTLVLNNPADVQRLAPLVQRPWQPEALALGRWAAYAWCPDGVLASKVVASLGVLLGDAVTSRNWATMQKLHALLNGPEAAATLAKEH; encoded by the coding sequence ATGACACAGCCAGAAAACAGTCAGCACGTGGCGCTTTTGCGCGGGATCAATGTGGGCCGCGCCAAGCGCGTGGCCATGGCCGACCTGCGCAAGCTGCTGGGCGACCTGGGTTTTGCGCAGGTACGCACGGTACTCAACAGCGGCAATGTCGTGTATGACGGGGGCGCGGTGGCGCCGGCCGAGGCCGCTGCCCGCATCGAGGAAGCGCTGGTGCTGAAACTGGGCGTCGCGGCCCGGGTGACGGTGCTGTCGGCTGGCCAGTTTGCCGAACTGATCGAACAAAACACCCTGGCGCCGGCGGCCGATGCGGCCCGTCTGCTGACCTTGGTGCTGAACAATCCGGCCGACGTGCAGCGCCTGGCGCCGCTCGTGCAGCGGCCGTGGCAGCCGGAAGCGCTGGCGCTGGGGCGATGGGCCGCGTATGCCTGGTGTCCCGATGGCGTGCTGGCCAGCAAGGTGGTGGCGTCGCTCGGTGTACTGCTGGGCGATGCCGTCACCTCGCGCAACTGGGCCACCATGCAAAAATTACATGCATTGCTGAACGGGCCCGAGGCGGCAGCCACCTTGGCCAAGGAGCACTGA
- a CDS encoding ChaN family lipoprotein, giving the protein MTTVIFRAGARAALLCSVLALAACGSLLKKEVPHAPAPVADALPNPQVLLLGEVHDNAQGQRLRVAELQRRLAAGWRPVIVMEQFDRENQALLTRAARDCADPDCIIRVMEQPRWDWSLYRPVLDLVISYQLTLVAGNLSPADASRIVRDGIQWSMPPAMVATYLATPVPADILEGQQKEVQAARCNMLPDMMINGVVSAQVARDIWMAKLIRDQAPRDVVLIAGNDHVRKDIGVPRWLRLADPQLNVRSIGYLEQGGSGFKGTFDLTQTMPAQPRPDLCAKFKQ; this is encoded by the coding sequence ATGACAACCGTGATTTTCCGCGCCGGCGCGCGCGCCGCCCTGCTGTGCAGCGTGCTGGCATTGGCCGCCTGCGGCAGCTTGCTGAAGAAGGAAGTACCACACGCTCCCGCACCCGTGGCCGACGCCTTGCCCAATCCACAAGTGCTGCTGCTGGGGGAAGTGCATGACAATGCGCAAGGCCAGCGCCTGCGCGTCGCCGAGTTGCAGCGCCGCCTGGCGGCGGGCTGGCGTCCCGTGATCGTCATGGAGCAATTTGACCGCGAAAACCAGGCCTTGCTGACGCGCGCCGCGCGCGATTGCGCCGACCCCGATTGCATCATCCGCGTGATGGAACAGCCACGCTGGGACTGGAGCTTGTACCGCCCCGTGCTGGACCTCGTCATCAGCTACCAGCTGACCCTGGTCGCCGGCAATCTGTCGCCCGCCGATGCCTCGCGCATCGTACGCGACGGCATCCAGTGGTCGATGCCGCCCGCCATGGTGGCCACCTACCTGGCTACGCCCGTGCCGGCCGATATTCTGGAAGGGCAGCAGAAGGAAGTGCAGGCGGCCCGCTGCAATATGCTGCCCGACATGATGATCAACGGTGTCGTCAGCGCCCAGGTGGCGCGCGATATCTGGATGGCCAAGCTGATCCGCGACCAGGCACCGCGCGACGTGGTGCTGATCGCCGGCAATGACCATGTGCGCAAGGATATCGGCGTGCCCCGCTGGCTGAGGCTGGCCGACCCGCAACTGAACGTGCGCAGCATCGGCTACCTGGAGCAGGGCGGCAGCGGTTTCAAGGGCACGTTCGACCTGACGCAAACGATGCCGGCGCAACCGCGCCCGGACCTGTGCGCCAAATTTAAGCAGTAA
- a CDS encoding HDOD domain-containing protein produces the protein MSTQLTLDDIVAHLDDLPSLPAVVMELLNSIDQDDVDISVLAKKVSYDQALTAKTLRLANSSQYGLQVKATTIQQAITYLGFQTTRSLITSAAITGCFPEGRCPGFDDKAFWRHSVATAGCAKVLARQIRFNQDYAFTAGLLHNIGRLVLVSSFPAHYAQVIAHQAAHDCSLLEAEQTVLGVDHVQAGVALADHWNFSDTMRLALANYLQPETPGAGFLAALIHVANAIVCALDLAQAGDDMVPRVSPVAWDALGLSEETYLQLFRETELRYDEITSALLS, from the coding sequence ATGAGCACCCAGCTGACGCTCGACGATATCGTCGCCCACCTCGATGACCTGCCTTCCTTGCCTGCCGTCGTCATGGAACTGCTCAACAGCATAGACCAGGACGACGTCGATATTTCCGTGCTGGCGAAAAAAGTGTCGTACGACCAGGCACTGACGGCGAAAACCCTGCGCCTGGCCAACTCTTCGCAATATGGCTTGCAGGTCAAGGCCACCACCATCCAGCAGGCGATCACCTACCTGGGTTTCCAGACCACGCGCAGCCTGATCACCTCGGCCGCCATCACGGGCTGCTTCCCGGAAGGGCGCTGCCCCGGCTTCGACGACAAGGCCTTCTGGCGCCATTCGGTAGCGACGGCCGGCTGCGCCAAGGTGCTGGCGCGGCAGATCCGCTTCAACCAGGATTACGCCTTCACGGCCGGCTTGCTGCATAACATCGGCCGCCTGGTGCTGGTCAGCAGCTTTCCCGCACACTACGCGCAAGTCATCGCGCACCAGGCGGCGCACGATTGCAGCCTGCTCGAAGCGGAGCAGACCGTGCTGGGCGTGGATCACGTGCAGGCGGGCGTGGCGCTGGCCGACCACTGGAATTTTTCCGACACCATGCGCCTGGCGCTGGCCAACTACCTGCAGCCGGAAACGCCGGGGGCAGGTTTCCTGGCAGCACTGATCCACGTGGCCAATGCGATTGTGTGCGCGCTCGACCTGGCGCAGGCGGGCGACGACATGGTGCCGCGCGTCTCGCCGGTGGCCTGGGATGCGCTGGGCCTGAGCGAAGAAACGTATCTGCAACTGTTCCGCGAAACGGAGCTGCGCTACGACGAAATCACTTCGGCACTGCTGAGCTAA
- a CDS encoding YeeE/YedE family protein, producing the protein MNKLILSLLSGLVFGLGLIVSGMSNPAKVLGFLDLAGAWDPSLALVMGGAIGVALPAFWLARRRTRSLLGEPMQLPASRRIDRRLLLGSLAFGAGWGIAGFCPGPALVSLLAGQPKAWIFVGAMLAGMVVFEVLERRKLPAPA; encoded by the coding sequence ATGAACAAACTGATTCTTTCCCTGTTGAGCGGCCTCGTCTTTGGCTTGGGCCTGATCGTCTCCGGCATGAGCAACCCGGCCAAGGTGCTCGGGTTTCTCGACCTGGCCGGCGCCTGGGATCCGTCCTTGGCGCTGGTGATGGGCGGCGCCATCGGCGTGGCCCTGCCCGCCTTCTGGCTGGCGCGGCGGCGCACCAGGTCGCTGTTGGGCGAACCCATGCAATTGCCGGCGTCGCGGCGCATCGACCGGCGCTTGCTGCTGGGCAGCCTGGCCTTTGGCGCGGGCTGGGGCATCGCCGGTTTCTGTCCCGGTCCCGCTCTTGTCTCCCTGCTGGCGGGCCAGCCGAAGGCGTGGATATTTGTGGGCGCCATGCTGGCCGGCATGGTCGTGTTTGAAGTGCTGGAGCGCCGCAAGCTGCCCGCGCCGGCCTGA
- the ybeY gene encoding rRNA maturation RNase YbeY → MSEKNKLSLSVQYPDTRLATLITRPKVRRWVKAALFAPAELTIRFVDAEEGRTLNRDYREKDYATNVLTFAYNEGEELAGDEPTRADIILCTDVLEKEAAEQKKSVEEHTAHLIVHGVLHAQGYDHMDDEEAAEMEGLETEILATLGITDPYKE, encoded by the coding sequence ATGTCCGAAAAAAATAAACTGTCCTTGTCCGTGCAATACCCGGACACCCGCCTGGCAACCCTGATCACGCGCCCGAAAGTGCGCCGCTGGGTCAAGGCGGCCCTGTTCGCCCCAGCAGAATTGACGATCCGCTTCGTCGACGCGGAAGAAGGCCGTACCTTGAACCGCGACTACCGCGAAAAGGACTACGCCACCAACGTGCTGACGTTTGCCTACAACGAAGGCGAAGAACTGGCCGGGGACGAGCCGACGCGCGCCGACATCATCCTGTGCACGGACGTGCTGGAAAAGGAAGCGGCGGAACAGAAGAAAAGCGTGGAAGAGCACACGGCCCATCTGATCGTGCACGGCGTGCTGCATGCGCAGGGCTACGACCACATGGATGACGAGGAAGCGGCCGAGATGGAGGGCCTGGAGACGGAGATCCTCGCAACACTCGGCATCACCGACCCGTACAAGGAGTAA
- a CDS encoding sensor histidine kinase: MVSIQVRLTLLFVVIVTLVLGISGSYTQYTLSQELESGSARLRSGVLTRLQTSLPSALWDLDKSKVDSIVAAEMLPPELVGIRVYDASVGLFAGEVRDAAGTLVPLTADVAMGGTPVEAPLVFRDAVAAATGGKPVIVGKVIVNFSRAQIDAALRGEVRRKVLEVFLLDIILVGALALSLRIVFGPLKQLRDGLIDLATRGSDEVEELPENRRDELGDVIRGFNAVQRKLKSIIEGSREAEDMARRSQQETAQAMDELRRAQESLLQSERLASLGSLVAGVAHEINTPVGIALTSASVLKEATDHISAAVAGGSVKKTDIVRYLETAGESARLIMNNAYRAAHLIHSFKQIAVDQVSEARRLFELRDYIGEVISSLQPTLKKTRISIHIDCPPDIMLDSYPGALAQVLTNLVLNCVEHAFDADTAGNIEIGVRRDGEWIAMQVRDNGRGIAPDMLDRVFDPFVTTRRGQGGTGLGLNIVFNLIAKQFGGTITVSSTLGQGATFLLRLPTVTPMPDSTSSPA, encoded by the coding sequence ATGGTGAGTATCCAAGTCCGGCTGACCCTGCTTTTTGTCGTGATCGTCACCTTGGTGCTGGGCATTTCTGGCAGCTATACCCAATATACACTGAGCCAGGAACTTGAATCGGGCAGCGCGCGCCTGCGCAGCGGCGTGCTCACGCGCTTGCAGACCAGCTTGCCTTCGGCCCTGTGGGATCTCGACAAATCCAAGGTCGACAGTATTGTCGCGGCCGAAATGCTGCCGCCGGAACTGGTCGGCATCCGCGTCTACGACGCTTCCGTGGGCCTGTTCGCCGGTGAAGTGCGCGACGCGGCCGGCACCCTGGTGCCGTTGACTGCCGACGTGGCCATGGGCGGCACACCCGTCGAGGCGCCGCTGGTGTTCCGCGACGCCGTGGCGGCGGCCACGGGCGGCAAGCCGGTGATCGTCGGCAAGGTCATCGTCAATTTCAGCCGCGCGCAGATCGATGCGGCCCTGCGCGGCGAAGTGCGGCGCAAGGTGCTGGAAGTATTCCTGCTTGACATCATCCTGGTGGGTGCCCTGGCGCTGAGCCTGCGCATCGTCTTTGGTCCCTTGAAACAGTTGCGCGACGGCTTGATCGACCTGGCCACGCGCGGCAGCGACGAGGTCGAAGAACTGCCGGAAAACCGGCGCGACGAACTGGGCGACGTGATCCGCGGCTTCAATGCCGTGCAGCGCAAGCTCAAGTCCATCATCGAGGGCAGCCGCGAGGCGGAAGACATGGCGCGCCGCTCGCAGCAGGAAACGGCGCAGGCGATGGACGAGCTGCGCCGCGCGCAGGAATCGTTGCTGCAGTCGGAACGTCTGGCCTCGCTGGGCAGCCTGGTGGCCGGCGTGGCGCATGAAATCAACACCCCGGTCGGCATCGCGCTGACCAGCGCCTCGGTGCTGAAGGAAGCCACCGATCACATCAGCGCAGCGGTGGCCGGCGGCAGCGTGAAGAAAACCGATATCGTGCGCTACCTGGAAACGGCCGGCGAGAGCGCGCGGCTGATCATGAACAATGCCTATCGGGCCGCGCACCTGATCCACAGCTTCAAGCAGATCGCCGTCGACCAGGTCAGCGAGGCGCGCCGCTTGTTCGAATTGCGCGACTATATCGGGGAAGTGATATCGAGCCTGCAGCCGACCCTGAAAAAGACGCGCATCAGCATCCATATCGATTGCCCGCCCGACATCATGCTCGACAGCTATCCGGGTGCGCTGGCGCAGGTGCTGACCAACCTGGTCTTGAACTGTGTCGAGCACGCCTTCGATGCGGATACGGCCGGCAACATCGAGATCGGCGTGCGCCGCGACGGCGAGTGGATCGCCATGCAGGTGCGCGATAACGGCCGCGGCATCGCGCCCGACATGCTCGACCGCGTGTTTGACCCGTTTGTCACCACGCGGCGGGGACAGGGCGGCACGGGCCTGGGCTTGAATATCGTGTTCAACTTGATTGCCAAGCAGTTTGGCGGCACCATCACGGTCAGCAGCACGCTGGGACAGGGCGCAACATTCCTGCTGCGCCTGCCCACGGTGACGCCAATGCCGGACAGCACCAGCAGCCCGGCATAG